GCAGCTTTTCGTCGTTGATGTTTTGATGCTCCGCGGCGTCAATGATCGGATCGTTGCTGCCCACTTGACTCTCGCCATTCCATTCCTGCGACCGAACGTCTCCGGTATCATGCTCAATGCCAACAACAAAGACACGATTGCCAAACTTATAAGTCCTAGCACCACTACCATCGATTCGATCACTGGCAGCCTCGAATTGGTGGGGGTATTTTCGCATCAGCTCCTTCGCCTTCACAGTCCACTCCTCATATCCAGGCGGAACGATCTTTTCGACAAGACCCATGCGATGCTTGGTCGTCGCCTCGACGGATTGGCGGTAGAGAGATGTTTCGGGTATGGATTGCAGCCTGTTCAGTGTTGTGCTGTACAGGTATAACAGAGTAGATCGGGGTGTTTTGTGAGTCCATAGTCCTGTGAGTCCTGTAGGGGTACCGGGCTCGAGATAGCTGGCGAGAGCTCGAAATGTCGGCCGCATTTTGGCGAATGTCAATTGTGAGCCAATGTGAGGCAGTGCGCAATTGAACTTTGGTTTCGCTATTCTATTGAACCGCGGGGAGAAGTTTGAGTGTAAATCCAGCTGGTCGCAGAGAAGACCCACAATAACCACTCAACACCCGGAACTGAACGGAGTAGCGGCATATTACTACACAGTCTCAACAACATGAAATTAAACAGTTATAATGAACCCCTTTAAATAGAAGTGGAAACGTAAATACAATAGCAATAAGAAATAAAATTTTAGGTATATAATATatacaattttttttcctttaaaAAGGgtattttaaataataataatattattattattatatataaaactatatattCCCAATAgttaatatttaatattgATTTTATtatactactactacttcTCTACGCATATCTAAGTATTCGTTTATAAAAATTTGGTCGCTTTTCATAAATAGCTCTCTTTTAGGATTAgcgcctttttttttcgcttaCCTACCATATGACGCGCCTCGATCGGCGTCTAGAATTACAGTGCGCGATCTAAGCTCGAGGTACCTATCCTTAGGAGTGTTCTGGGGTGCAGCTTCGTACTTGTAGGACTCGTTCTCCATCAACAAAGCACTCGTCCTCGGATCTATCCTGTGATCACGATTCAGCAAAATGGCTCAGGGGTAAGACTTACTGGTAATGATGCAGAAAGAACTGGACTAACACAATGTGCGCATCATTCGTCTACAGATATTCCATTCTCATCGGCCTCGTGGTCATCGTTGCGTTGAGCGCGGCGGCCTGGTTTTTGTCCCCCAAAGGCGAGAATCAAGTGTCAGTCTGTTGCGCCCCATCGCGAATTCTATCATGCTAACAGCTTGTGTTTAATAGCTTATGGCGGTCGTCCCTGATTCTGGCCATCGTCAGCTGCTATCTCATGTGGCTAATCACTTTCCTCGCACAACTCCATCCACTGATTGCACCAAGACGAAGCGATTTGCGAGAGGAATTCCTGGGACATAGTAACTAGAGTTGATTGCTGGCTATGACAAGCATAGCCTCAGGCGTATTGGGAAGACTGGCGTTAGGGGTTTTACTTCGTTCACATCATCTTGTATTGCTATCGAGTTTCTCACTGGGAGTCACCTTCCTCACCTGCAAGCCATCATTGATTACGAGTGTACAAATAGGTGCCGGAGTAGCTTGAGACCAGTCTATCTTATGGAAATATCGAAATTTGATAGGACAGGCCTGTGCTTACGCGGTTACAATAAGATAGCAACATGGTATATGCAATGTTAGTTCGGTTAATATACATTGATTTGGTTGTCAGGAATCACTTTATCCTACAGCTAAACGGCCAGCCCAGTCTCTGATATACTTCACCAGGGCCCAAAGAGCTTTGCCATCTGCGGCGACGCTGCTGTCACCAATGGAATCTACATCGCCCAGTCCAGCAGATATTAATATCAGCTGGCCCACAGCCCAGCGTACAGATGCGCCGGCAATTGCTAAGAAGCAGGCAACATAGTATTTGCAGTCAAGTAGAATCCGCAGGGCTTCTACATTATTTGCCACGACAGCCCAACCTAGGGACCTTGCAGCCGCGGGCACATCATATTCCCAGATGACCATCAAGATTGGAAATAATTTGGTCGAGGACGATACAAGCAAGGCTGTCGATACTGAATTCGGGCGATTGTACCGCGGCATCAGGCCTGTGATATTTAGCGGCGAGAGGTGGGATGATGTAAAAAATCGGATGCTCAGATGGAAAGCGATTGTGGACAAGGCGCACAGGACCACTACAATAGCAGTGTTAGTCGACGGCGTAATGGAGACGAAGATACAGAATACTGACGAAAGAACATGTACTGAATCACAATCGGCTGTTGCGCGAGCGGTCCTAGTCTACTCTCGCCAGGACTAGACGAGGGAATGGTTTGCTTTTCTATGCGCGCCCATGTCAAGTAGACATCGAATAGCAGGAGCAACACCCCCAAACGAATGATAGAAGGCTGTTGAAGATATTAGCATGCGGGCATGCTGATAAATCTGgcaggagaaggagggagCTGGAGTGGTTAACATACGTCAAAGCGATCTCCATCCCGCATCAAAGTGTTGTGCAGCAAATGGCGATAGACCTATGAGAGGTTCAGAGATGAGATATGCCATGCAAAACGGCCCGAGTCACAGTACCTGGGGTTTAATGAGGACCAGATCGATAAAGAGCACAACAAAGTCGTGCTCTACATATTTATCACAGAAATGGCCACATTTTCGGCAGACAGTGAGGCGAATCAAGTGCCCATTGGACTTATCATCAGCTCCAGAATATTGCGTCCACAGAGTTTTGACAGGATACCGGCACTCTATACAGATAGGCATTGGTATGGCGAGAAGTCGCGTAGCTTCGACATGGGATATTTGATTCGCGGTGTGTTGCTCCGTGTCGTATGCCGGTTTGCAATTACATGGGCGTCTAATCGGATTGGCGATATTCGGGTTGAGGTGCCAGTACTAAGATAGTAGTCGGTACTTTGTGCCTGGACTCTGCGCCTGTATCGGTGCGATTAGCAGCTTAAACTGTATTTAGTAGCAACCTACCTTGCTGCTTGCGGATACCGATATCATAGTCTAATTTGCCTCACGTAATCAGCATAACatgcttgtttgttttgtaaTAATTGTTAAGATAAGAGTTGTATTGAAAATTGTATcaactttaatattattattaagtagTCAATCATACATAAAAGCAGCCTTTTTGGTGATTTATGCTCATTATCTTTGAAGAAAGATGCggaaataaaaagagaaccGAATAAATAGCCTAGATCTTACCCAGCCTCTCTTTACATTAGTGTGCATGTCGATTTCTAAAATGACGCGAAATGCTCCCCCAACTCTATCTAGCTGGTTTCCCGCGATTTTATCCACTTAGTGCTCTGCGCCTCTTTCTGCTCGCTTTAATTGGACCAGATGACGGCGGAATGGGTCGCATTCGGCCGTGTGACTTTCTGTTTTAATTTCACTACTTTTTCCCAAAGTGTTATCACCTTATTCTGGCCGTAGCAACCCATAGCCACTCACAGCTTCGGCCTCACCAAAGGTCTCTCTTCGACCTTTCCCATGACGAGGCGCTCGTCGTCTGTTGATGTCGGTGGTAAATCCTCCCTCGAGCTGCAAAACCCAGATGCCGAGTCAGAACACCGCCTCAATGGCTTAATATCCCGGCAACCATCGACTTCAAGGCAACTCAGCGGCGTCTATTCGAACCAGGCGAATGGCCACCAGCACCCTACCAGCCATGCAGCAGTCGCATCCTTTTCACCACTATCGCTCCCTACTTCGTCGCCCAGTATGACCACGACCAAACAGCCGCCCCTAGCCAGCTCGGGGGCGCGCAATCGCAGTCTGTGGTTCATGTCGGTTCTGTCCTTTTTCGTTGCCACGGCTGGTGTTGGCCTCTTGTTCGCTATCTTTCGGTCGCTCACGACACGCCAAATTGAGCCTAAAGGATGTCGAATGTC
This genomic stretch from Trichoderma breve strain T069 chromosome 1, whole genome shotgun sequence harbors:
- a CDS encoding ETC complex I subunit conserved region domain-containing protein, translated to MRPTFRALASYLEPGTPTGLTGLWTHKTPRSTLLYLYSTTLNRLQSIPETSLYRQSVEATTKHRMGLVEKIVPPGYEEWTVKAKELMRKYPHQFEAASDRIDGSGARTYKFGNRVFVVGIEHDTGDVRSQEWNGESQVGSNDPIIDAAEHQNINDEKLQWEDEPQLTAEQVKELEQQLGAGLIEEVIQVAEGELQLIETMEQAQVWENLDEKPAQGQWTYFERQSS
- a CDS encoding ATP synthase subunit H domain-containing protein codes for the protein MAQGYSILIGLVVIVALSAAAWFLSPKGENQVLWRSSLILAIVSCYLMWLITFLAQLHPLIAPRRSDLREEFLGHSN